In the Methylophilus sp. 5 genome, one interval contains:
- a CDS encoding acyltransferase: MSSANHMTRYAYLDGWRGLSILAVLIGHFVNIHGFNAGRFGVEMFFVLSGRLMAEILFIKYTPLPSFFKRRISRVWPALFVFIIAMWAIFGRTENDLHVGYQSVLSTLTFTYNYYSIYGEHTPVLDHIWSLCIEEHTYILLAIIALLSRKYRFDPLKPLIALGLVFLANGAWLTFGQHLDYYNVYWRSDTRSASILIGVISFLLFNRSDKKVNALTSVALLGLAIVLNFNPIPDPIKYSLGTICVAVAICTIKELPDYLMRFLCHPLLTRVGLISFSLYLWQQPCYKMIHQGHPKIMLLAAAFIIAAFSYQFIEVPVRKFLNELGGKSNA, encoded by the coding sequence ATGAGCAGCGCTAATCATATGACGCGCTACGCCTACCTCGATGGTTGGCGTGGGCTTTCAATTTTGGCTGTGCTTATCGGCCATTTTGTAAATATTCACGGCTTCAACGCTGGCAGGTTCGGTGTGGAGATGTTTTTTGTACTCAGCGGGCGTCTCATGGCAGAGATTTTATTTATAAAATATACGCCTCTGCCAAGCTTTTTTAAAAGACGTATCTCACGCGTATGGCCTGCGCTGTTTGTATTCATTATTGCCATGTGGGCCATCTTTGGGCGAACAGAAAACGATCTGCATGTCGGCTACCAAAGTGTGTTGTCAACGCTCACATTTACCTATAACTACTACAGCATCTATGGTGAACACACACCAGTGCTGGATCATATCTGGTCACTTTGTATTGAAGAGCATACCTATATACTACTGGCTATCATTGCCCTCTTATCCAGAAAATATCGCTTCGACCCGCTTAAACCACTCATCGCACTCGGCCTGGTTTTTCTAGCGAATGGTGCTTGGCTTACATTTGGACAGCATCTGGATTATTACAATGTGTATTGGCGCTCTGATACCAGAAGCGCCTCTATTTTAATTGGCGTTATTAGCTTTTTACTGTTTAACAGGTCAGATAAAAAGGTCAATGCGCTCACCTCCGTAGCACTGCTTGGCCTTGCCATCGTCTTAAACTTTAATCCGATCCCAGACCCGATTAAATATAGCCTCGGAACCATTTGCGTAGCTGTTGCCATTTGTACGATCAAAGAGCTGCCGGACTATCTGATGAGGTTTTTATGCCACCCACTACTCACCAGAGTTGGGCTGATTTCATTCTCACTCTACTTATGGCAACAACCGTGTTACAAAATGATTCACCAAGGGCACCCCAAGATCATGCTATTGGCTGCAGCCTTTATCATTGCTGCCTTTAGCTATCAGTTTATAGAGGTGCCTGTCAGAAAATTTTTAAATGAATTGGGCGGCAAAAGTAACGCTTAG